A window of Gloeothece verrucosa PCC 7822 genomic DNA:
TTCATACATAGCCATAATTTTTTCTCGGTCATCTTCATGAGTTCGTTCTATTAAAGAAGAAAAAGTTTCTTGAAATTTTTCAGGATTATAATCAAGTATGAGGGCATATTCCGGGGAAACTGTGGCCTGATTTGTAAGCAAATCGAAATCAAATATTCCTTGGTTAGCGGCTTCTAAAGCGAGACGCAATCGCTCTGCCATTTTTTTTAGTTCTGCTGTACGAAGTTGAATTTGCTGTTCTAATTGAGTTCTGCGATGGGTTAAAGTAACCACTACATTTGTTAGCACTCCTGTGAGCAAAATTCCTACTGTTGCGGCTATAATGCCTGTATACTTCAAATCAGTTTTAACAAATGCAGGCCCGGGTTCAGCAAATATTCCATAAGCTTTATCAGCCAGAAATAAGGGATAAATTAAAGAAAAATTGTTTTTTGGTTCTTTTAATAAAGTTTTAATTAACGCTGGTGATTCATAATAGCGTTGATGGGATTTAACTAACCATTGTATAGGCTGATTGATTTGAATTTCAAGCCAATTTAGATACACAGAAGTCTGTTCTTCTCCCGATGGCGTTATGGTTTGTTGAACGAATGGTTTTAAAGGCAACACAGCTATAACAAAACCTTTTATAGATGAGGAAAATAAACTTTTATTATTTTGATTTTTTCTGATTTTTTCTCTGTCGAATACAGGATAATAAATGACAATTTCTTTTGCATTTTCTGTTTGATTTTGTCGCCTTAAAAATTCTGTAACAGTGGGTAATCCCGTTTGAATTGTTTCTGCTAGTGATGCTGAGGAAAAAGAGGCTAAATCATAACCAAAAATTGCTTTATTTGTTTCATTCGGTTCTACATAAAATATAGGATCAAATTCTTGCTGATTTAATGATGAAGCTTTTTGACCTGGTGCATCTTTTTGAAAAATAGAGAAATTAGTTAAGCCTTCTAACTGAGCTTCAGACTCAAATTTTTCTTTTTCTGTAACAGCAACACGAGGAACCCAGGCCCAGGCTTTTACGATATTTTTATCAACTAAAGAAGCTGTATAATAGTTAAATTCTGGCAGACTCACCCATTTACTACTTTCAAAAAATCGTGCTAAAGAAGATAAATTATTTTCGACTTTTTTTAACTCATAAACTACTTTAGAAGCTTTGGCTTCAGCAATTTGTGTAAATAATGATTGACGAGCATAAAATTCACTCTTGGTAACCAGCCAAGTCATGGTTATAGTAAAAACTAAACCACACATCACACTCACATAAATTTCGATGTGTCTTAATTTTTTTTGGTAATAGGGGGTTAATTTTTCCCGTTTTTTTAGGATTAGTGCTATGAGTGACAACATGGCCAACACTATTGCCATAAATATTTCAGGTAAAAGTTTAAGACGATTAATTTGTTTTTGCCATTCAGCAACTTCAACATCCATCGCCACTAACATTAAAACTTTCCCTGAGTCCGAGGCGATTACTGGAGCGTAAGCTGTGATAAATTGACCGTATTCGTCTTTATAAGGCCCCACTGTTCCTGCTTGTGATGAGTGCAAAGCGGCTTGTAATTGGGTAGGCGGCTGCTGGTAAATGGTTCCAGGGGGGGAAGCTAAAGGATCTTTTTCTAAAAGACTTTCCGGACCAAAAACAATTTGGTTATTTTTGATGGCCATACTATATATACTTCTATAGCCAAAAGACTGACTATAAGCCATCATTTGACCCCGCAGTCTTAAAAACTGTGAGTTAGTTTTATCTTTATCTGTAAACGATAAGGATTCTATTTGTTCTGGAGCAATCATTTGGGCTATGGCCTTAACTTGCAGAAGCAATTCTTGACGTAGCTGTAGATTTTCTATTTGCTCTAACCAAATTATTATAGAAATTCCTGTACCTAAAACTATTAGCAATACTAGAGGTAATAGCCAAGAATACCATTGAATTTTTTTAGATTTTTTTCCGAGACGAGGTTTTGGGTTTTCGCCTTTTTTATTCATGTTTTTTGGCTTTCTATTTTTGTTTACACCTTCTATTACTTAATATTTATTATTTCTGCTCGATAGCCTATGCTTTTTTCTTCTTTTAACGGTAATGACTGGGCTGGTCAAATTTTAAAAGTAAGCAGTGGGAAGCTCAGTCAGGTTTGCCTGTTCCCCCATCTAAGTGAACTGCCCCGAAATTTGGCAACAAGCTGGCTGGAGGGTAATAGGGCACGATTGTCCGCCTTTGACAATTGTTGCACATACTACTTTATTTATGCTCCATGTATTGAATCCGTAATTTCACTTGCTCGATGTCATCGGGAAAAGTCAAAATCTATTGTTAACTTTTTGGCTTTGATTTAACCTCTTTCTAACCTTGTATAATTATTATGCCCTTTTTATAGTGGCATATTGCGATCCGGTTTTTGAAACTGCAAATTTAATAATTAGTAATGAATTTAGGCTGAAATGTTGAGTTAAAATTTATGATAACCTTCCGCGAATTGGGGAGAAAACATCAATTTATCTAACTAATTAGTCTCGTTACTAAGTACCTGGGCAAAAATAAAGTGGCTCTCCCGTAGTTGTGGTGATAAAAAAAGCTTATAAATTATAGGGTGGGTTACGGCGCGGCTCAAAAGTAAACTTAACTGTATTACCAAAAAGTGATATATTAATTCTAGTCTCAACTCTTTAATTGTTTTCTCATGATGTCGGATAAGCTTAAACCCGACTGGGCTGGTGAAGACTTCATCTCTCGCTTTGTTAATTTGATGATTCAAACCAAGCCGGTTTATCGTCTGATGAAACACCAAGCTCGGCAAGTCATTATTAATACTGCCAAAAAAAATGGCATTGATTGGCAAGAAATCTGCCAAAATTTAGAAAAATCGGTCACAAAAGGGTTATTAGCCGAAATGACTAACCCTAATATCACTTATCCCGATTATTATCTCGTTCCCTTTCATGCCTATGACGAGGGGAATCTATGTTGGCAAGCCGCTTTAGAAGCCATTCCGGCCACGCAATCTTTAGGCATTCGGGTATGGAAAGGGGAGAAATTGTCTTGGGAAGTAGCACAAGCTCGTTTACGCTCAAGTTTTCATCAGGTCTTAGGGCGTTACAGTTCTCCTATCGTTAGGGACATTTTAGATTTAGGTTGTTCTGTAGGTATTTCCACAAAAGAACTTCATCGTTACTACTTAAAACGGCAAGACCCTCATCCTCTACAAACTCGAGGACTAGATTTATCTCCTTATATGTTAGCGGTTGCCCAAGTAACCGACGAAAAGGAAGAAATTGCTCAATGGGTTCATGGTTTAGCTGAAAAAACCGATTTTCCCGATAATTCCTTTGATGTTATTACCCTGCAATTTGTTCTTCATGAATTGCCGCGTCATGCTAGTTTAGCTATCTTTACAGAAGTAAAGCGCCTTTTACGTCCTGGGGGAGTTTTTGGCATGATTGATAATAATCCACGCTCAAAAGTCATTCAAAATCTTCCACCAGCCCTATTTATGTTGATGAAAAGTACAGAACCCTGGAGTGATGATTATTATACCTTTAATGTAGAACAATCCCTCATAGAGTTAGGCTTTGACTATCAAACTACTGTTGAAAGCGATCCTCGTCATCGCACTATCGTAGCCACTAAGCCATTATAGCCAATGTTTACTTAGGGTTTTGTCCGTCGCTCGCCGACTTAAAACCCTACCCAAAATGCAGAGATGATCGAAGTTTTAGTTATTTTTAGAAAACACTACAAAATTGGCTCTTCCGTCCTTATGGTGATCAGAAAAGTTTATAATTCGTAGGGTGGGTTAGGCGTGTTGATGATTTTCATGAAAAATAGATAAGTTTTGAGTCGCGCCGTAACCCACCTAGGACTTACGCACCGTAACCAAATTATTAGGGTTTGAGATTGTCCACGATCCTTCGCAAGGCTCAGGATGACATAAAATCGTTGTTTTTAATCGAGAGTGCGTAACTCCTACCACCAAATACAATAAGGTTTTAAATAAATCTGTTTCTTAAATTTAGGTAAACAGGTAGCCAAATATTCTACAGACTATCGACTAGATAGCACTTTGGATGAGGCGATAATAACGTTAAAAACTTTTTTGGAGCGCAAAGACTTTATTATTCTGTCTGCCCTAGAAAAGGTTAAATACGGGAAAATCTACACAGAAATTTATGGGATTGTAGCCGGTGATACAATTGAAGGACTACAACATATTGAGAAAAAGTTACAGAGTCAAGGGTTGCATGACCTCAGCTAAACAATGGGATTTAGATCTGTCTTAAGAGAAAGGAACAAACTCTTTTTTGTT
This region includes:
- a CDS encoding bifunctional diguanylate cyclase/phosphodiesterase gives rise to the protein MNKKGENPKPRLGKKSKKIQWYSWLLPLVLLIVLGTGISIIIWLEQIENLQLRQELLLQVKAIAQMIAPEQIESLSFTDKDKTNSQFLRLRGQMMAYSQSFGYRSIYSMAIKNNQIVFGPESLLEKDPLASPPGTIYQQPPTQLQAALHSSQAGTVGPYKDEYGQFITAYAPVIASDSGKVLMLVAMDVEVAEWQKQINRLKLLPEIFMAIVLAMLSLIALILKKREKLTPYYQKKLRHIEIYVSVMCGLVFTITMTWLVTKSEFYARQSLFTQIAEAKASKVVYELKKVENNLSSLARFFESSKWVSLPEFNYYTASLVDKNIVKAWAWVPRVAVTEKEKFESEAQLEGLTNFSIFQKDAPGQKASSLNQQEFDPIFYVEPNETNKAIFGYDLASFSSASLAETIQTGLPTVTEFLRRQNQTENAKEIVIYYPVFDREKIRKNQNNKSLFSSSIKGFVIAVLPLKPFVQQTITPSGEEQTSVYLNWLEIQINQPIQWLVKSHQRYYESPALIKTLLKEPKNNFSLIYPLFLADKAYGIFAEPGPAFVKTDLKYTGIIAATVGILLTGVLTNVVVTLTHRRTQLEQQIQLRTAELKKMAERLRLALEAANQGIFDFDLLTNQATVSPEYALILDYNPEKFQETFSSLIERTHEDDREKIMAMYEAYLNGKISQHNLEFRQKTATGNWKWIMSVGKIVQWDAQHQPIRLLGTHTDITGHKQSEAKIKHLAYYDPLTSLANRRLFLEHLESALSVARSKGEYGAILFIDLDQFKTLNDARGHDAGDHLLIEVAKRLKQSVRKSDTVARLGGDEFVVLLPQLHHEPTTAAHLSREVAEKVRQKLSTPFVFQHEEFIISASIGITIFPKANETVSDLLKEADTAMYQVKEKGRNGVCFFDTTMLVQVESRFTLEKELRRALERQEFRLYLQPQVDINERIVGAEVLLRWQHPSLGLVPPCAFIPLAEDTGLIISIGEWVLQQACFFLADFQAKNPDFHLSVNISPRQLSQAEFVSNLKQIINITAVQANSLTLEITERLIIQDVDYVSSVMSKLQDLGINLSLDDFGTGYSSLAYLKRLPLNEIKIDKNFVQDIGNYSNHAPLIEAILAVARHFNLTVVAEGVETIEQANFLKKRGCHFYQGYLYGKPQPLETFKI
- a CDS encoding class I SAM-dependent methyltransferase; translated protein: MSDKLKPDWAGEDFISRFVNLMIQTKPVYRLMKHQARQVIINTAKKNGIDWQEICQNLEKSVTKGLLAEMTNPNITYPDYYLVPFHAYDEGNLCWQAALEAIPATQSLGIRVWKGEKLSWEVAQARLRSSFHQVLGRYSSPIVRDILDLGCSVGISTKELHRYYLKRQDPHPLQTRGLDLSPYMLAVAQVTDEKEEIAQWVHGLAEKTDFPDNSFDVITLQFVLHELPRHASLAIFTEVKRLLRPGGVFGMIDNNPRSKVIQNLPPALFMLMKSTEPWSDDYYTFNVEQSLIELGFDYQTTVESDPRHRTIVATKPL